The segment CCAGCCCGGCCTCGATCCGGTCCTCGAGCAGGTGATCTTGAAGTCGATCGCCAAGCGCCCTGAAGACCGGTACCAGACCGGCGAGGAGTTCGACACGGCGATGTCGCAGGCGGCGGACCGGATGTGCCCCGGCTGGCAGCGGAGCCTCGAACCGGGCGCCGACCTGTCGCGCATGGTGCCGGGCGCCGCGTCGCCTGCGATGGCGCCCGCGACGCCGATCGGCATCGCGATCGCCCAATCGGCGATGCCGGTGCCCGCCCAGGTGGTGTACAACCCGGCCCCGCCCGTCAAGCCCGTGGCCAAGAAGGCAACCGGGTGCCTCGGCGTGTTGGTCGGGATCGCGGGGGTCTCGGCCCTGGCCGGGCTCCTGGCCGCGGCGGTCCTCCGCTAGCCGAGGTTAGTTAGGAGAGATTCCCTCGCGGGCCATGGCTTGTTCGGCTGCCTCTCCGACCAGGATGTCGCGCGAGCCGGACTCCCCAGCCGCGATCACGGTCTGCTGCGTGTACTGCGACGTGTAGTCGTGGTGGACCCTGGTCGCCATCTCGGTCGGGAACGGCACCCACGGAGAGGTCGGGGTCTCGCGGACGGCGGTGAGCTCGTAGATCCGGAAGGTCTCGGCTGACTTGCCTTTCAGCTGGACGCCCGGCACCAGGTCCACCGCGATGTAGTCCTTGCACATCTGGTAGGTCTCCTCGCCGATCAACACTTGGAACGCGGGCGCGTGCGCGCAGAACCGCGCTGCCGTGTTGACCGTGTCGCCAAGCGCCGTGTACTGGATGCGGCTGCGTGAGCCCATGTTGCCGACGACTGCAGGTCCGCTGTTGATCCCGATGCCCCATCGGATCGGGGGGAGTCCCTTGGCCAGGAGCATCTGCTCCAGCTCGGGCGCGTGATTGACGAGGTCGTAGGCGCACCGGACCGCGAGCAGTGCATGGTTCTCCTGCAGGCGAGGGGCGTTCCAGAAGGCCATGATCTCGTCGCCGACGTACTTGTCGACGGTCCCGTCCCACTTGAAGATCAGGCCGCTGAGATGGTCCAGGTAGGTCGTGACCAGCTCGGTGACGTCCGGCGGGGCCATCGACTCCGACATCGAGGTGAACCCGCGGATGTCGACGAACAGGAGCGTGATGTCGCGCCGCTCGCCGCCTCGCATGATGTCGTCCACGCCCCGGCGCGTCTTGGCCAGCTGCGCCACGATCTCGGGCTTGAGGTACTGGCCGAAGATGGCCGTCACCTTGCGCTTCTCCCGGTCCTCGTAAAGGAAGCGATAGGCGGTCACGCCCGAATAGGTGAGTGCGACGGCGAGCCATGGGTGGAACACGTCGGGAACGAAGTTGTAGAAGGACGCGAGCGCCGCCATGGCGAACGTGAACACGACCAAAGCTACCACCGTGCCGAGCAAGCCCCACAGCACGCTCACCCTCGAAACGCCGACCGCCGTGGCGAGACCCAGCACGAGGAGGAGCGACAAGAGCAACCAGGCGGGCTCGGGCGTCAGGAGCGTCGAAGGCGCGCCCGACATCATCCGCACGACATTGGCCAGGATCTCGACGCCGGCCATCGAAAGGGTGCCGTTGCTGCCGGCGCTGGTGGTCACCAGCTGCTCGTCGTTGACCCCTGACAGGTCATACGCGCCGACCAGGACGATGTTGCCTTTGAACATGTCGGCCGGAGCGGCACCACTCATCACGTCGGCCAGCGATACGTAACGCTTGTAATGGGCGAAGTTGCCGGGCGGTCCCGAGAAGTTGACGAGCGCCGAGCCCGTGGAATCGACGGACATGTTGAACCCCGTCCCCACGCTCGCCGTTCCACCCGATTCCTGCGGCTCGGGGAACGTCTGGAAGTCGGGCTGGGATGCTCGGAAGGCGGCGAATCCGAATGTGTCGATAAGCGGCGTCGCGCACGTACCCGCCGCATAGCAGGCGGGCTGCACGAACATCGGCACGCGCCTGACCACGCCGTCGGCGTCGAGCACGAAGTCGGGCGAGGCGAGGACCACGTTGGGGTCTGGCTTCTGGCATGGCACGCTCGGGTCGGGGTTGGAGTCCTGGCAGCGGAACTCCTTGAGAGGGATCTGGTCGATGCCCGCCGGCGGCCCGGCCTGGACCACCTTGCCCTGCTGGACCTGGAGGTCCGAGGCCGGGTACGACAGGACGACGGGGATCGTGCTGGCGGCCAGCGCCCTGGCGAAGGTGCCGTCGGTCAGCGGGTCCCTGG is part of the Acidimicrobiales bacterium genome and harbors:
- a CDS encoding adenylate/guanylate cyclase domain-containing protein, whose product is MGRNIRYWYTYRTVVAVMLALVLSGAIYWLYTQQAVCDAGASGCLVKIAVHPEDRLFANQTDPGPGVVIVGIDNRSAQAIGTYPFPRSVYATALENLERDGATVVGFDVEFADPRDPLTDGTFARALAASTIPVVLSYPASDLQVQQGKVVQAGPPAGIDQIPLKEFRCQDSNPDPSVPCQKPDPNVVLASPDFVLDADGVVRRVPMFVQPACYAAGTCATPLIDTFGFAAFRASQPDFQTFPEPQESGGTASVGTGFNMSVDSTGSALVNFSGPPGNFAHYKRYVSLADVMSGAAPADMFKGNIVLVGAYDLSGVNDEQLVTTSAGSNGTLSMAGVEILANVVRMMSGAPSTLLTPEPAWLLLSLLLVLGLATAVGVSRVSVLWGLLGTVVALVVFTFAMAALASFYNFVPDVFHPWLAVALTYSGVTAYRFLYEDREKRKVTAIFGQYLKPEIVAQLAKTRRGVDDIMRGGERRDITLLFVDIRGFTSMSESMAPPDVTELVTTYLDHLSGLIFKWDGTVDKYVGDEIMAFWNAPRLQENHALLAVRCAYDLVNHAPELEQMLLAKGLPPIRWGIGINSGPAVVGNMGSRSRIQYTALGDTVNTAARFCAHAPAFQVLIGEETYQMCKDYIAVDLVPGVQLKGKSAETFRIYELTAVRETPTSPWVPFPTEMATRVHHDYTSQYTQQTVIAAGESGSRDILVGEAAEQAMAREGISPN